A segment of the Zingiber officinale cultivar Zhangliang chromosome 8B, Zo_v1.1, whole genome shotgun sequence genome:
GATAGGAGAGGAGGTCGGCTGCGGCTCATGTAGTAGAGGCAGCGGCGGGGGCTTAGAGATGAGCTACTCGTTCAATCGGCAAGGCAATGCAGACCGCTAGGTCGGCGGGGCCGACTAGAGGGCTAGGTCGGCGGGGTTGACTAAAGGGCTGGGTCGGCGAGGCTGACTGGAGAGTTTGGTCGACGGGGGTGGAGCACAGCATGGGACGTATGGTAGCAGTGAGATTTGTCATCGAAGCCGATGAGATAGGAGAGGAGGTCGGCTACGGCTTGGGCAGCAGAGGCAGCGTCGAGGGCTTAGAGGTCGAAGGAGGCAACGGGGGCTTGGAGGTCGGCTGTGGTTCAGGCAACCCAGAGATGGTGGCAGGGGCTCGGAGGTTGGAGGTGGCAACAGGGACTCAGAGACCAAAAGTGCCGATGGGGGTTCAGAGGCTGGCTACAGCTGAGCAGAAACAAATTAAATAGCAGATGTTGAAACATTAATATTGGTCAAATACAACATCACTAAACAGTAAAAGAAGCTCATAAGTTGTGACCAGATTCTTCATCTTCTTTATGTATATTTTGGTTGGCCTTGATTTATGGCTCAGTAGATTGAACTTTGGGTGACAACCTATTCCTTCAGTTTGGTAACTTGTTCGATGATTTTGATTTTCTTATCTGTCAATCTTCGGTAAGGATGTGGCGCTTTTGAGCTACCTCATACTTTTAGGTTGAGATCCGGATACCTGCCAGACTTTTGGTCACATCATGATGCACAAGGCCAACATATTTAAATTTAGGAGGACTTGCAGATAGTGTCATGTTATCTAACTCTAATCAAACTACAATGGATGTATTTCttcattatttttcattaattgtTTTTGCACTTTTTAAAAGTGCTTCTTGAAGATGACTCTCTATTCACTAGATTGTTCATGAAAGACATTCTTCGATGATATTGTTATTACATTTATGTGAGGTTCTAAAATATCCTGAAGATGACTCTTTTTTGTAAGTTAATTTGTCTGCATGATAACAATATCAACAGTGTTTCTTTTTTAATCGAAGTGTATGCTTATTCAGCTCATCCACAATTTTACAGGCTTCTGATGTTCAAACAGAAGATGGACTATGCATATACCCTAAGAGCCCTGCACTAGTACTAGGTTTAGTATCATCCTTGGCTCTTGTTATGGCTCAGGTAACAATAAACATTGTTGCTGGATGTATCTGTTGCAAGAAGCACTCTGGCCCACCAAACACCAATTGGACAATAGGGTTGATATCCTTCATTGCTTCTTGGTGAGCATCTATTTTGAAAGATTTAGATTTTTTCCCCCTCCTTGTCGAGTCCTATTGTCTGTGTACCATGGTCTTCTGGTTTGTTGCTTGTGGCATTTGCTGCCTAGCTAATTATCCTACCTGATTAGTTGCTCGTCACTATTTTTCCTTGTTTATCTCCTATGTTTTTTTTCCTCTAGTCAACTTGTCTTGATCATTTTACTATCAGTTAAGTGATTGAGATTGCATGTTTGTTCTCTTCTGTTTTTTTCCCCGTTTTTCCTTTAATAAGTGATCTGTTCTCTGTAGACCTGAATTCCCCTCTTTAAACATGTCCGAGTAATGCAGGGTCTCTTTTATATTAGCCTTCCTTTTGCTGCTGACTGGCGCTGCCTTAAACGATCAGAGGAGCCAAGAAATGATGTATTTTGGCTACTGCTATGTCGTCAAGCCTGGAGTATTCGCCGGAGGGGCAGTGTTATCCCTTGCAAGTATCGCTCTCGGGATAGTCTACTACGTTGCCCTATCTTCACAAAATGCTCAAATTTGCGACACTCAACAAAACCAAGGTATCGCAATGGGGAATCCTCAGTTCCCAGCCCATGTCACTCCTGTTTTTGTTCATGAAGATACCTACAACCGGCGGCAATTTCCCTGATAAGCACAGAATCCACTGTATCAGCCATAGATTGCTGTTTGTCTGTTCAGCAGCTACAATGATGCAGGGTTGCGATACATGCAGATTTAACATTCAGTGGGGTTTCGCCCAAAATGAAGAAAGGTGCTCATGTAATTTGTTGCATTAGCAATGATGCTTGATATTCTTGTTTGGGTGCTGGAGTTCTTCTGTTTCTTTCAACAAAATTgtatttttaattcaattgaaCTGAGCCAAATAAGTTGTACATGTTTGGCTGGGGGCATACCTTGACACTGATTTGGTCGATCGTAAATTTGCCCACAAGCCTGATCCGTAGTTGGGTTAATGGATTGGTTATCCATTGGCCTGATTAGCTGGGAGGACTAGTTAAATTTCGAAGGCCTAATTTACTGTATTAATTGCCTACATGAATTAGAATTATTTACTcttgacatttttttatttttaatatcatgttaaataattttataagtaatTTAATATCTTATTTTTCTAGATATTTATATACCTCTATTAGAATATCATTTGATCCAACAATTTTTTCATtctgcatctcatttaaagcttactctacttctgaagtttgatttttatgataaaaatttaaatatatatattcatttgatttatttaaattatttaaattaagttgatcatctaaattttcattaaaaaattaataaaatgtcTCTTTTaccattcttttattttttcatcgTTTATTAATAATGTATTGCaatcatctttaatatattttagtcggataagaatttttatttttttatcttattttaactattctataaatatcttttattctttttaatctaattttttatataactatttaaaagttttatttttttacttcatttactatttttttagTCTCTTTCTTGGTTACTGTATATTTTCTTAAGTTTTTTTCGtccttacaaatatataattcttatAAGTCGTTTgtttttcttcactttctcttatactttctcattcgACCACtgagattccttacttagtgatGCATGTCTCTTTGATTAATCAAGTGCacttttagttattatttttaacttcgatatcatcttatctcatgtcatATTAGAGTCAATCGTAtgtttcacctaatgcttgtattttgtttctcatTTTTTAACTAACACAATttaattctaggagtcgtatatattttctttatatTGATACTATATTTGAAGCGTATATTaatactactaacctatgttgggtagttaatttttctttagggatgactttacaatctttataaatctttctatccctcattctaaccataagaaagtcaatttgtgatttattattctcatttttgAAAGTGGCTGAGTGttttcttttctaaaaaaaaaagtattagcTCATATAGTCATATAAAATTATATGCTCGCAAAAtccaatatagtttttccttcatttcttgttccaaactCATAATCACATGCACCCtctcatatttttaatttttcactctgacatgtccatttgacaaaatattttgtaatatttcatttaggtcatcccaaaattttaatttggtaTCTTCATCTAATTTTACTTACAGTGCATATATGTTGATTATGTTTATAGTTTCCTTTGTTACTATTATTTTAAGGGATATAATTTTATCTCTTTTTCTAACTATTTCTACAACTCCATTCTTTAACGAATCATCTACAATAATATTTACTTCattttttgtttaattatttcttgtgtatcataatttaaaatatgagttctctatcatctttaccttctcacctattgtaaaataccaaaaatatgtAAAAGGATTAAAATtagatataattaaattatttaggaaaaataataacataataaATGATAAATAATAGAGAAGTagatttatagaattttctaggattttttttaaaaatttaatatgatTATTTGGATGTTTTATGGAAATAAAAGGAGAgcatataaaaattttatttagaatacCTATTAAAAGGAGGGGTTGTTTGGAACTAAAACCCTAAGGCTACGTTTCGAATGAGGTAATCTGCTTTGTAATATAATCAAGattaattataatattaattactTTGTTTAGTACTGTTTTAaagttgtaatgtaatgtaatttatattacaaaagataataaaattttataatcagGATTACAAGGCCAACACCATATaatctgattacattacaagatcaattttaactaaaatttaaatgtcaaatatacccctagtctaTTTTCGGCATCAATCGTCACCGACGTCACTTTCGCAGTCGTTGCCACCTGCCTCTTCTCCCCCGCCGCCGCTCGTCGGCAACCGCCGTAGCTCGCTGGCAACCATCACCTCTCTCTGGCCACTGCTGCCGGCCATTGACGATGCTTCCGCCGTCGTCGCCAGCGCCACAAGCCATCTCCACAGGGCAGCGTCAACCACCGCCATCGGCCATCGGCCATCGTAGTCGACCGCTGCCTCCAGCAAAGGTGTAGTGGCCGCTGTCGCCGGTCGTCACCTCCGGTAGAGGTCGcgggatatttttatcattttataataatacgaattatattccttataaaaaatatataataaacactaaacaaaagaatgtaattatccttataatcaaatattacatacattGCATTACCAAACATAATTACATTACGTTACAAAGtttattacattacaagtttgatTACATTACCCCCAATCAAACGTAGGTGGAAAATCAAAAACTATTAAGTTTTGCTTTTTACCATTGTTGACATCCTCTCTCCCCACGCGTGCGACAGCCGCAGCTGCCCATGTCGCAGCATCTTCCCGCCGCGCGCAATATCGCCTGCGCGCCTGATAGCATTTAGATGAAGAAGAGATACAAGAGAACACTCGATAGCAGCAACTTAGATGGGGAAGAGACAaaaattgaaaatcaatttttttttcttattgctAATAAATCTAAAACACAATTACAAGCATAGGCTATACATGCCTTTATATAGCAGTAGGAGAAACTAATCTGATCCTAAAATCATGCCATGGATCCTTAAATTATGCATCTAGATTTTGACTTGATTCAAAGCCTATCCATTAAATATGAACATATTCTATCTTAATTTTGACTTGATTTAAATAATACAACATAGTCTCCCTTAAACCAAGTTACAAATGTTAGTGATCCCAATTGCCTTCTTCAACTTGAGAAAAGTCTCTATCTTCATTGATTTTGTAAAGATGTCTACAACTTGACATTCACTAGGGCAATACTCAATGTTGATTTGTTTTTCTTTAACCCATTCTCTGATTTTATGATACTTGATATCTATATGCTTGCTGTGACCATGAAAGACTGGATTCTTAGATAATGCAATTGTTGACTTGTTATCACAGAAAATTATCGTAGGGTCATCTTATTTGTGTTgaagaaaatctaaaaattttcttAGCCAAATTGCTTGCGTAGCACAATTTGTTGTTGTTATATATTCTGCTTCTGTTGTTGAAAGTGCTACCACTTGCTGTTTTTTAGAAGACCAAGAAAATATAGTTGAACCTAGATGAAAAGCATATTTTGATGAACTCTTTCTAGTCTCAACATCTCCGACCCAATCACTATCTGTAAATCCAACAAGTTTCacagttttattaataaaatataagaTTCTCTCATTAATTGTACCTTTGACATATCTGAGAATTCGTTTTGCTGCAGCCCAATGTGACTCTTTTGGTTTCTCCATAAACCTGCTAAGTACCCCAACTCCAAACGAAATGTCTGGCCTCGTAGCAACCAAATATCTTTAACTCCCAATCAAGCTTTTATAAGCTGTAATATTCATACTCTTACTAGTTTCATCTTTGGACAACTTTATCTTTTCAGTCACGGGAGTAGGAACAGGTTTTGAGCACTCAATTCTAAACCTTTTCAAAATATCAGAAGCATATTTCTTTTGTGAGACAAAGATCCCATCATCCATCTGAATAACTTCAAGTCTTAGGAAATAACTCATTAAGACTATATCTatcatttcaaattttctaactaaAGCCTCCCTGAATTCTGTGATTAACTTTAAGTTATTTCCGATGAAGATGATCAGGTCATCAACATAAAGACAAACTATAAGTGTATCACCAGATTTAGTATGTTTAACATACAAAGCATGTTCATAAGGACATctcaaaaaatcattttcaagaaAGTAAGAATTAATACAACTATACCATGCTCTTGGTGCTTGTTTTATaccatataaagctttctttaacctaTAAACTTTATTCTCTTCCCCTTTCTTCACATATCCTGAAGGTTGTTCAACGTATATTTCTTCTTCCAAGAAGTCATTCAGAAAAGCagatttcacatccatttgatacaGTTTCCAATTATTTTGAGTAGTAAGTGAAATAAGCATGCGAACTGTATCAAGTCTACTTACAGGAGCAAAAACCTCAAAGCAATCAATACTTGCATTTTGTTTGTAACTTTTTGCAATTAACCTTGCTTTAAAACGGTCAATTTCACCATTTGACTTATACTTTGTCTTGTACACCCATTTTACTTCAACTGGTTCTTTTCTTGGGGGTAATTCAGTCAATTTCCAAGTACCATTAGTTTCAATGGCCTAAATTTCCTCATCCATTGCCTTTAACCAATGAGTTTTTTTTTACAACATCCTCAAAAGATATAGGATCACAATCTGCAAAAAGAGCAAACTGAATAATTTTCTCATCAGACAGGTCATTATATCATTACTTAATATGTAATCTTACAAGTGAGCTGGTAATCGGCTTGCGTTGTGATCTCCTAGTTGGTGCTTCAGATTGTACAGAAACTTGAATATTATCTTGAGTAGGATGCTCATCCAAAAAGTCATTGGGAATATTAGGAATAataatttacttttctttttcaataGACCAATTCCAACTACCATGTTCATCAAAAATCATATCACGATTTATAATAACTttcttagttttaggattttatagcTTATAAGCCTTTGATATATTCCTATAGCCAATAAAGATATATTTCTCAcctttatcatcaagtttctTCCTCAACTTATCTGGTACATGTGCATATGCCAAACAACCAAAGATCTTGAAATGTTTGACAGTTGTCTTTCTTCCACTCCAAGCTTTCTCAGGTGTCTTATCTTGAACACTTCTTATTGGACACCTATTCAAGACATAAATAGCACAAGATACAACTTTTGCCTAAAAATACTTAGGCAGATTTTTTGATTTCAACATACATCTTACCATGTTCATAACAGTTCCATTTTTTTCTCAGCCACCCTATTTTATTGTGGAGTGTATTTAGCTATCATTTGACATTGAATACCatgcttctttaaaaaatcatcacaaacaaTATATTCTGTACCTTTATCAGTTCTTAAGATTTTGATTTCTTGTCTACTTTGTTTTTCAACAAATaacttaaattgcttgaaaaTATCACATGCTTCTAACTTTTGATGTAGAAGATAAACCCAAGTTTTTTGACTcaaatcatcaataaaagtaataaaatacttattacctCCAAGTGATGGAATTTTAACTGTGCACAAATCTGAATGAACAAATTCTAACTATTTTGTGGCTCTCCATGACTTTCCTACAGGAAAAGGTTCTCTATGCTTCTTGCCAATTAAGCAAGTCTCACAAACATGATTAGGCTTCATAATATCAGGTAACTCAAAAACAAACTTCTTTCTCGCTAAATAATTTAACCCAAAAAAATAAAAGTGCCCAAAACGCATATGCCACAACCAATTACATCCAAAATCTCATAATTAAAGCAAGAAAGAAATTTATgttgaattttcaaaggaaataATCGATTTTGAGACATCTTTACTTTTGCTATCAATTTCCCTTTCCCATCTATTATGGTGCAATATCCATGAGTAATGCATATTTTATAACTCTTTTCTGATAATTGTCTCATACTTAATAAGTTTTGGTGAAGTTCAGGAACATAAAAGACATCatatataaaattttgagaaCCATCTTTTAACTGAATATAAATTTTACCTTTTCCCAAAATTGGTACTTTTGTCTTATTTTCAAAAGTAACCTTTGACTGAATTGATTCATCTAATTTCGAGAATAACTCTTTTCTTCCATACATTTGGTTACTACATCCAGTATCCAAAAACCATACGTCTCATCTGCAGATAAACTGTTACTGGCCAATAGTAAAGTTTCAAATTCATTAGTGTTCTCACCATAATTTCCAGCAATATTTGCTTGGTTGCCACGATTGTTAAATTTCTTGTATCTACAATTTGCAATTTTGTGTCCATATTTTCCATAATTATAACAGTGAGCTAAAAACTTATCTTGCGTGACATTATCTCCACCTCTTCCTTGATTTGAGTAATTACCTCATCCTCTTCCTTTAtatcctcttcctcttccacgACCTATATTGAATCCTCCTTCTCTTTGACTAGAGTCAGTCGTGTTAAGAGTAACCTGACTCTTTAAAGCTTCTTCAGTTGTTGGTGTTTCTGTCTTTACTTCGAACCTGTCAATATGACTTTCTATCATACCTTTTAATTCTTCAATTATCAGTTGTTCAATATCATGTGATTCTTGAATTGAGGCCACCACATGATCATACTTCAATGGTATGGTTCAAACAATCTTCTCAACTACGACATCATCTCCAATTTTATCTCCATATAATCTCATTTTATTGACAAGATCAGTAAGACGTGAAAAATATTGCTCGACTATTTCTATAGAGGTCATCTCACATCGATTGTATAACCTTCATAGCGATTGCAACTTTGATTTCTGTGCTCAATCAACTCCTTGTATGACAATTTTAAGATGCCCCATGCCTCCTTTGCCGTTTTGGCATTTGCTATCATGCCAAAAATTGAATAATCTACTCCTTGATGAATTTGTCCCAGCGCAAGTTGATCTCGACGTTGAGAGTTTGCATTGTCTCCTTCTGAAAGACCTGGATCAATAGAGCTCCAAAGATTTTGAGCTTTCAAATGTGTAGACATTATTATCTGTCAATAATTATAATCGAGCTTCCTATCTAATTTGAGACCAGACCAAACAACATTAAAATTGTTTGCCATATTTTACTATTAAAAAAATGAGCTAAAAGgtaacttagctctgataccactttgatagtattaagaagaagaagagacaaATTAACACTCGATAGTAGCAACTTCGATGAGGAAGAGACAAAAATTGagaatcaattttttttcttattgctAATAAATCTAAAACACAATTACAAACATAGGCTATACATGCCTTTATATAGCAGTAGGAGAAACTAATCTGATCATAAAATCATGTCATGATTCCTTAAATTATGCATCTAGATTTTTACTTGATTCAAAGTCTATCCATTAAATACAAAGTCTAtccattaaatacagacatattcaGTGAGCCCGACAACCTAGTCGCAGCTTCCTCTCGCCCATGCCCGCACGCCCTTGTGACGCCCTATTGGTCCTTCCTCGCACACGTCACGCACCTCACTGCAGCGTCACTACCATGTTCCCCTGCCATAGCCACCGTTGGACACAACTTCGCGTCTCATCACATCCAGCGACCACCTTGATCGGAAACCCGGTGAGGTAGGCAATAGCAGCGATCTACTGCCTACCGGCGTTGTGCTCCGCTACCGTTGCAACTCACCATTGACCGTCGCTCTATCTGAACAGTTGCATGCTGCTTGCTCTAGCCGTCGCCTCCCGTTTTGCCTCTCCCCTCCGTTGGTCATCGCCGTCATCAGCGCACGTTGCCAAACAGTACATATTGTTTGATTTCAATTTTCTATTAATTAACTAAGTGTTTAGGAATTGGGAGGGTTAATTAACAATTGGTAGTAGCCTAGTAGGTAATCAGAAGAGGTTTTATGCTTAATAATTTGGTtgtttaattaatcaaattaattgatgaaTCAATGCAGATTAAATGATTTAACTGATAAATTAGATTAGttgaactaatttaattaatggattaattagataattaatcAAGTTTTGATTGATTAATCAAAGGATAGTGAATTAATCAAAGTAattaatagatttattaattatgtatggattaattaatttttagttgagcagttaattaattgattaaccaTAAATTATCTTATGGGaagatttaaatgattttaattatgatttagaTGAAGCAATGCAACAATTAATGaagtttaattgattaagaattcatgattaatttagattaaattaattgataGATTAACTGATTTATTAGTCAATTTAATAATTGATTAGATATTAGGTTGACCAACTGATTAATTGGTGATAGATCTTTAGATTTTCTTTGTATATTTTAATTATAGATTTGAGCTCGAAGCAAACCCCTCTGGCTTGAAGATCGTTAGAATGATCTACATTTGAGGTCGATAGTTCTTGCATGTcttctttagatctttgatcTTAATGTATGAttatatttgtttatatattgATTAGGTAGCATTTATCTGCTCATCTTGACTCTATTCATATTTTCTCTTGACCTTAgagatgatttattttatatctatacaatttcatgatttttcatgcttgatttttatatatgtatgatatTATCATATCATAGTGTAGGATGTTGAGTATTCTGCTAAACCCTTGGTTGATGATTTGAGCTTACGCTTATTGTTAGTCAGATCATACTGTAGTGTAGGATGTCaagtatcctactagacccttaTTAGTTATTTAGGCTTATGCCTATACGCTAATGAAGTTAGATCGACATATGGCTGTAGAGTATTATATCCGATGTGATTATTCACTTTCTATTTATCATTACGTTGGTATATCTTGACGACTATTGTCTCCTATTTGTGATTAAGAGAGTTGTCCGCGATCATGATACATACGATTGTCaatgggaccatccgtggtagaacaTTATTTCCATAGTCCATAGTTAGATAGTTACACGTTCTATTTGCCCACTAGATCATATAGTGGTAGCGTGAGTTCACCCGCAAATAGTGACATTTATACGCTCTGATTGTCCACTAGACTAGATAATGGTAGTGTGATTCCGCCCACAATCAATAGCTAAGTAGCTAAATAGTTACCTTATCTTGTCTGCCCACTATACCAGATAGTGGTAGTATGAGTTTGTCTACAGAAGTGACTTTAACTGCCTACTAGACCAGATAATGATAGCATGAGTATGCGCATAGTTAAGACTTGATATATATTTGTTGTGTTTGCTTTGTGCAAGTGATTTATTAGTTATACCTGGTGGAGCAAGTTAGTGATGGGTTACGTTGTTGGTTAGGATTTGTTTAGTAGATGACTTTATGTTGATACTCTTAATATTGTagtaattattattattacttgAGACCGCTTCCttttgatctccttatatatAGGATCATGCACTATTTTCTTATACCCACCGAGTTGTACTCACTATCCCTTATTTTTTCCTCTATTTCCTCATTAGTAGGTAAAGGATGTGTCGTGTCGCTCAGAAGTTCTGACTATCAGTCCCACT
Coding sequences within it:
- the LOC122015041 gene encoding uncharacterized protein LOC122015041 isoform X1, whose translation is MDRKVVAVCVGVAFLGLLSAALAFAAEATRTQASDVQTEDGLCIYPKSPALVLGLVSSLALVMAQVTINIVAGCICCKKHSGPPNTNWTIGLISFIASWVSFILAFLLLLTGAALNDQRSQEMMYFGYCYVVKPGVFAGGAVLSLASIALGIVYYVALSSQNAQICDTQQNQGIAMGNPQFPAHVTPVFVHEDTYNRRQFP
- the LOC122015041 gene encoding uncharacterized protein LOC122015041 isoform X2 → MAQVTINIVAGCICCKKHSGPPNTNWTIGLISFIASWVSFILAFLLLLTGAALNDQRSQEMMYFGYCYVVKPGVFAGGAVLSLASIALGIVYYVALSSQNAQICDTQQNQGIAMGNPQFPAHVTPVFVHEDTYNRRQFP